One window from the genome of Pedobacter schmidteae encodes:
- a CDS encoding RHS repeat-associated core domain-containing protein, which yields MYDPAIGRWMNVDPYAEFHSPYVGMGNNPISLIDPDGGETSKGGADDPTIILKDVVIWLT from the coding sequence ATGTATGATCCTGCTATTGGACGTTGGATGAATGTTGATCCTTATGCCGAGTTTCATTCACCGTATGTTGGAATGGGAAATAATCCAATATCACTTATCGATCCGGATGGTGGTGAAACATCAAAAGGGGGGGCAGATGACCCAACAATTATACTTAAAGACGTAGTAATATGGCTAACCTAG
- a CDS encoding type IV pilin protein: MKTLPNFKLNTKLKAYTLTEILVVLVIIGILILLVLPNLMPLITKAKNTEAKMQLQHAHQLEKTFFYEKSKYTTDLAEIGYIQEKLSTDGKDGKANYRLEVVSATPNSFVIRATAVVDFDGDGVFNVWEIDQDKNLKETVQD; this comes from the coding sequence ATGAAAACGCTACCAAACTTTAAACTCAACACCAAATTAAAAGCCTACACGCTTACCGAAATTCTGGTGGTACTGGTGATCATCGGAATCCTGATCCTGCTGGTTTTGCCCAACCTGATGCCCTTAATTACCAAGGCCAAAAATACGGAGGCCAAAATGCAGTTGCAACATGCACACCAGCTGGAAAAGACATTTTTCTACGAAAAATCGAAGTATACAACCGACCTCGCCGAGATTGGATATATCCAGGAAAAGCTGAGTACCGATGGTAAAGATGGAAAAGCCAACTACCGTCTGGAAGTGGTCTCGGCAACACCCAATTCTTTCGTAATCCGTGCCACTGCAGTCGTCGATTTTGACGGTGATGGGGTATTCAACGTATGGGAGATTGATCAGGACAAAAACCTGAAAGAAACAGTGCAGGATTAA
- a CDS encoding MafI family immunity protein yields the protein MKKLINALLKLIEVARVLGLDEYDLNNAKDFLTHNEFGLCFDTIITQMYEYDIEIDNDVYNSIAKIGEGMNLGEENYSFMRELIRDENKIPKSVKDELARIIANFIE from the coding sequence ATGAAAAAATTAATAAACGCTTTGTTAAAACTAATTGAAGTTGCAAGAGTTCTCGGATTAGATGAATATGATTTAAATAATGCTAAGGACTTCTTGACACATAATGAATTTGGTTTGTGCTTTGATACTATAATAACGCAGATGTATGAGTACGATATCGAAATAGATAATGACGTTTATAATTCGATTGCTAAAATCGGAGAAGGGATGAATTTGGGCGAAGAAAATTATTCTTTTATGAGAGAATTGATAAGGGATGAAAATAAAATTCCTAAATCAGTAAAGGATGAATTAGCAAGAATTATCGCAAATTTTATCGAGTAA
- a CDS encoding type II secretion system protein GspD: MIQPLYNRMQRICGRNASLSRASANTGRSLCGQVICMCTIILLSLFLISPVSAQQSQQERIDQLEKKLVGLSAFVPGLKQKVQLGLAGASIQEFLRAVAQANQLNINVDPMLNIKVSNNFTNENALNVLLFLAKNYNLEVNVIGSIITVSPYNPPVIKAPYVPKVIPLKYNTAANTLSMELSNDSLVLVARKISQLSGKNIVVPFALNGKLVSGFFNEAPIETALEKLAFANELKLTKTSDNVFVFQALQEGEEVFINADKNTDIRKNLKSSSGGGAGKGTFNLSGKSSNKLLSIDAVNTPIMDLVKSAATETNINYFLYSELKGNISTKVNNITFDNFLTAMFNGTDYTYKVDNGVYLIGDRRLEGLRKNKVLQLQYRAVDTILNMIPSEWKKGVDIKEFKEQNTLLLSGSAPQLAEIETYIRELDKLVPMVLIEVTLLDIRKGHTTKTGITAGIADSVVRTKGQILSGIDMTLGAGSINNLLGKIGTNSVFNIGKVTPNFYVKLSALEANDNIEIRQVPKLATLNGHSANLSIGTTRYYVTKTQNVFSSVNTQTVFTEQFNKVDANLAIGISPVVSGDDQVTLKIKVEISDFIGTPPANAPPPTSTSKFESIIRAHNEDMIVLGGMERSEKSDSGSGVPLLSRIPILKWLFSSREQTKSKVVTLVFIKPTIIYQ; encoded by the coding sequence ATGATACAACCATTATATAACAGGATGCAGCGAATATGCGGGCGAAATGCTTCGTTATCCCGAGCGAGCGCAAATACGGGAAGAAGTTTATGTGGGCAGGTGATTTGCATGTGTACGATTATACTGCTTTCTCTTTTTCTGATCTCCCCGGTGTCGGCACAACAAAGTCAGCAGGAGCGAATAGATCAGCTCGAGAAAAAACTGGTCGGACTTTCGGCTTTTGTACCCGGATTAAAGCAAAAAGTACAACTGGGACTGGCAGGTGCTTCTATACAGGAATTTCTAAGGGCTGTAGCACAGGCCAACCAGTTAAACATCAACGTCGACCCGATGCTGAACATTAAGGTGAGCAATAATTTTACCAATGAAAATGCGCTGAATGTACTCCTTTTCCTGGCTAAGAATTATAACCTCGAAGTCAATGTAATTGGCTCTATCATCACCGTTTCGCCTTATAATCCACCAGTCATTAAAGCACCCTATGTTCCGAAAGTTATCCCGCTGAAATACAACACTGCTGCCAATACCCTATCCATGGAGCTAAGCAACGATAGCCTGGTGCTGGTGGCCCGAAAAATCAGCCAGCTTTCGGGCAAAAATATTGTAGTGCCCTTTGCTTTGAATGGTAAGCTGGTAAGCGGATTTTTTAATGAAGCGCCCATAGAAACGGCGCTGGAAAAACTGGCTTTTGCCAATGAGCTAAAACTGACCAAAACCAGCGACAATGTGTTTGTTTTTCAGGCTTTACAGGAAGGCGAGGAGGTATTTATCAATGCCGATAAAAATACGGACATCCGCAAAAATCTGAAATCCAGCAGCGGAGGTGGCGCTGGCAAAGGCACCTTTAACCTTTCCGGAAAAAGCAGCAATAAACTGCTGAGCATTGATGCCGTAAATACACCGATTATGGATCTGGTGAAATCGGCCGCTACAGAAACAAACATCAACTATTTTCTGTATTCGGAACTGAAGGGGAATATCAGTACAAAAGTGAACAACATCACTTTTGATAATTTCCTGACGGCCATGTTTAATGGCACAGATTATACCTATAAGGTAGATAACGGGGTTTATCTGATTGGCGACAGACGACTGGAGGGACTGCGCAAAAATAAGGTGCTGCAGTTGCAATACCGTGCTGTAGATACCATCCTGAATATGATACCTTCCGAATGGAAAAAGGGCGTAGACATTAAGGAGTTTAAGGAGCAGAATACGCTCTTGTTATCGGGATCGGCCCCTCAATTGGCCGAGATTGAAACTTACATCAGGGAACTGGATAAGCTGGTGCCAATGGTATTGATAGAGGTTACACTGCTGGATATCCGGAAAGGACATACCACTAAAACAGGGATTACGGCAGGGATTGCCGATTCGGTGGTACGGACCAAAGGGCAGATCCTGTCGGGGATAGATATGACATTGGGTGCCGGGTCTATCAATAACCTGCTCGGAAAAATAGGTACAAACAGCGTGTTTAATATTGGCAAGGTTACGCCCAACTTTTACGTGAAACTGAGTGCGCTGGAGGCCAACGACAATATCGAGATCAGGCAGGTGCCCAAGCTGGCCACTTTAAACGGTCATAGCGCCAATTTAAGTATTGGGACTACCCGGTATTATGTCACCAAAACACAGAATGTGTTTTCGTCTGTAAACACGCAAACGGTATTTACCGAGCAGTTTAACAAGGTAGACGCCAACCTGGCCATTGGTATTAGTCCGGTTGTTTCGGGCGACGATCAGGTGACCCTGAAAATCAAGGTAGAGATTTCTGACTTTATAGGCACGCCACCGGCCAATGCCCCGCCACCAACATCTACCAGTAAATTCGAATCCATCATCAGGGCACATAATGAAGATATGATTGTGCTGGGTGGCATGGAAAGGTCTGAAAAGTCGGACAGCGGAAGTGGCGTGCCCCTGCTATCGCGCATACCCATCCTGAAATGGCTTTTTAGCAGCCGGGAACAAACCAAGTCCAAAGTAGTAACGCTGGTTTTCATCAAACCAACCATAATTTATCAATAA
- a CDS encoding EndoU domain-containing protein: protein MPGATTRVAARGVVVEAEATSANGGYINLASSKRTAHIITGDATGGGHAWFGSLKSFANGLTGAKSMFPARWSNSKIMHAVSDVAVNNQWIQQTGKAGAMFTKSGQPVRFVVEGVYQGTKIRVITTHTDIITAFPIN, encoded by the coding sequence ATGCCTGGTGCGACAACACGAGTTGCTGCAAGAGGTGTTGTTGTAGAAGCTGAAGCCACTTCTGCTAATGGAGGATATATAAATTTAGCCAGTTCGAAAAGAACGGCTCACATCATTACAGGAGATGCAACGGGCGGAGGACATGCATGGTTTGGAAGTTTAAAGAGTTTTGCAAATGGGTTAACAGGTGCAAAGAGTATGTTCCCTGCGAGATGGAGTAATTCCAAAATTATGCATGCCGTTTCTGATGTGGCTGTTAACAATCAATGGATTCAGCAAACAGGAAAGGCCGGAGCAATGTTTACCAAAAGTGGACAACCGGTAAGGTTTGTTGTAGAAGGGGTCTACCAAGGAACAAAAATTAGAGTAATTACTACGCATACGGACATTATAACAGCTTTTCCAATTAATTAA
- a CDS encoding GspE/PulE family protein, with product MKEAKEEPRINTALLHEITMEQAWYYRIFPEAVVQDTISLYCEEGTDFSSLTDELEILLGKNVNLQSIEPAVMARLLNQYYIREEEQTSTSNLTHDHSSDDFLQNLISEAKRLKSSDIHIETYEEKCRVRIRIDGMLIERYLLSRLEYPAIINRIKILANLDIAEKRLPQDGRINFKTSQHQFDIRVSVLPTLYGEKVVLRLLNNDATNIDLFTLGFAEQDLNNYLEGVKRPNGIVLISGPTGSGKTTTLYATLKLLNKNTRNILTIEDPIEYTLDGINQVQLKENIGLTFAAALRTFLRQDPDVIMVGEIRDPETANMAIRAALTGHLVLSTIHTNSAWGTISRLMDMGIPPFMVANTLNTSVAQRLVRLLCPHCKVQAAMDHNLYPKSFNPPFKVNMHWMAKGCDQCYFTGYKGRKAVYEVIPLDQELAFEIKAGNQQPETLLKERGIYTIGANAFALFAHGHTSLEEVYPLLYN from the coding sequence ATGAAAGAGGCTAAAGAGGAACCACGTATAAACACCGCACTACTACATGAGATTACCATGGAACAGGCCTGGTATTATCGCATTTTTCCGGAGGCCGTGGTACAGGATACCATCTCATTGTATTGTGAGGAAGGGACAGACTTCAGCAGTTTAACAGACGAGCTGGAGATCTTGCTGGGTAAAAATGTAAACCTGCAAAGCATTGAGCCTGCAGTGATGGCCAGGTTGCTGAATCAGTATTATATCCGTGAAGAGGAACAGACCAGCACCAGCAACCTTACCCACGATCATTCCTCTGACGATTTCCTGCAAAACCTGATCTCTGAAGCGAAACGTTTAAAAAGTAGCGACATCCACATTGAAACCTATGAGGAAAAATGCCGTGTCAGGATCAGGATTGATGGCATGCTGATTGAACGTTACCTGCTCAGCAGACTGGAATATCCAGCCATCATCAACAGGATCAAAATTCTGGCAAATCTGGATATTGCAGAGAAAAGACTACCCCAGGACGGAAGGATCAATTTTAAAACCAGCCAGCACCAGTTCGACATCAGGGTGTCGGTACTGCCAACGCTGTACGGCGAAAAGGTAGTGTTGCGTTTGTTAAACAATGATGCCACCAATATTGATCTCTTTACCCTTGGCTTTGCGGAACAGGATCTGAACAATTACCTGGAGGGGGTAAAAAGGCCAAACGGGATTGTGCTGATCAGCGGACCGACGGGATCCGGTAAAACCACCACCTTATACGCCACTTTAAAACTGCTGAACAAAAATACCAGGAACATCCTGACCATTGAAGATCCCATTGAGTATACCCTGGATGGAATTAACCAGGTGCAGCTAAAAGAAAACATCGGTTTAACTTTTGCTGCGGCCCTGAGAACCTTTCTACGCCAGGATCCCGATGTGATCATGGTGGGAGAAATCCGTGATCCCGAAACCGCCAATATGGCTATAAGGGCAGCGTTAACCGGTCACCTCGTACTCTCCACCATCCATACCAATTCGGCCTGGGGTACCATATCGCGCTTAATGGATATGGGCATTCCACCATTTATGGTGGCCAATACACTCAACACTTCGGTGGCGCAACGGCTGGTTCGCCTGCTTTGTCCGCATTGCAAAGTGCAGGCGGCTATGGACCATAACCTGTATCCCAAAAGTTTTAATCCGCCTTTTAAAGTGAATATGCATTGGATGGCAAAAGGCTGCGACCAGTGTTATTTTACCGGATATAAAGGTCGGAAGGCTGTTTATGAAGTTATCCCGTTGGATCAGGAACTGGCTTTTGAAATCAAGGCCGGTAACCAGCAGCCTGAGACCTTATTAAAAGAACGGGGAATTTATACCATCGGCGCAAACGCTTTTGCACTGTTTGCCCATGGTCATACCTCATTGGAAGAAGTTTACCCTTTATTATACAATTGA